From a region of the Pleuronectes platessa chromosome 22, fPlePla1.1, whole genome shotgun sequence genome:
- the slc5a8 gene encoding sodium-coupled monocarboxylate transporter 1 → MTRDSLVTGSFVIADYVVFALMLLLSAAVGVYYAWTDRDQGTSGDFLMGGRRLTAVPVSLSLTASFMSAITVLSNPAEVYRYGASIGFYGLSYIMTMAVTSEVFLPVFYRLAVTSTYEYLELRFNRATRLLGTGLFIVQTILYTGIVIYAPALALNHVTGMHLWGAVISTGVVCTFYCTMGGLKAVVWTDVFQLGVMVAGFLAVIIRCVVLQGGVFNIVSDSEHGGRLNLWDFDTNPLRRHTFWTITIGGTFVWVSIYGINQAQVQRYISCKSITHARVSLYLNLLGLLSILLCSVFAGMCLYSVYKSCDPWSAGLVSATDQLMPYLVMDILGDYPGLPGLFVAAAYSGSLSTVSSSINALAAVTVEDLIKPYTNMSEKQLARTSKGLSLVYGALCIGMAGLASLMGEVLQAAVSIFGIIGGPLLGLFTLGILCPFANSKGALSGVVAGLVISLWVGIGAQIYPPTPDLTRPLPLTTEGCNFTTTGSLNWNSTALLMQPNSTTAPAHTLDSRPALADNWYSLSYMYFSPIGTIVAISVGLIVSLFTGGWDLKAESSLTLMKEDTTLYHLIRCIKDRLMRRTGRLDLTTDCDKKNGNTNPAFCDVELDRTKSSTPS, encoded by the exons ATGACCAGGGACTCTCTGGTAACCGGCTCGTTTGTGATAGCAGACTATGTGGTCTTTGCcctcatgctgctgctgtccgCTGCTGTCGGGGTCTACTATGCCTGGACGGACAGGGACCAGGGAACCTCTGGGGACTTCCTAATGGGGGGCCGCAGACTGACGGCCGTGCCTGTGTCCCTGTCCCTGACTGCCAGCTTCATGTCAGCCATCACGGTGCTGTCAAATCCAGCTGAG GTGTACCGCTATGGAGCCAGCATTGGATTTTATGGTCTCTCCTATATTATGACCATGGCAGTCACATCTGAGGTCTTTCTTCCCGTCTTCTACCGGCTCGCTGTCACCAGTACATATGAG TATCTGGAGCTGCGTTTCAACAGAGCAACCCGTCTGCTGGGAACTGGGCTCTTCATTGTGCAGACG ATTCTCTACACTGGAATCGTCATTTATGCCCCAGCCCTTGCCTTGAATCACG TAACTGGGATGCATCTGTGGGGTGCTGTCATCTCCACAGGGGTTGTGTGTACCTTTTACTGCACAATG GGTGGTCTGAAGGCAGTGGTGTGGACTGATGTCTTTCAG CTTGGCGTCATGGTTGCAGGCTTCCTGGCGGTTATCATCAGGTGTGTGGTTTTGCAAGGGGGAGTCTTCAACATCGTTTCAGATTCAGAACACGGAGGGAGACTCAATCTTTGGGA CTTTGACACAAACCCTCTGAGAAGACACACTTTTTGGACCATAACGATTGGCGGGACGTTTGTGTGGGTCAGTATCTATGGGATCAACCAGGCCCAGGTTCAGAGATACATCTCCTGTAAGAGCATCACTCATGCCAGAGT ATCTCTGTACCTCAACCTGTTAGGCCTCTTGTCCATCTTGCTCTGCTCAGTGTTTGCAGGGATGTGCCTCTACTCCGTCTATAAGAGCTGCGACCCATGGTCAGCTGGTCTGGTTTCTGCTACTGATCAG CTGATGCCATATTTGGTGATGGACATCTTGGGAGACTATCCTGGCCTTCCTGGACTATTTGTTGCAGCAGCGTATAGTGGATCTCTAAG CACAGTGTCTTCCAGCATCAATGCACTGGCCGCAGTGACAGTGGAGGACCTGATCAAACCGTACACTAACATGTCTGAGAAACAGTTGGCCCGCACCTCTAAAGGACTGA GTCTTGTATACGGGGCTTTGTGCATTGGAATGGCTGGACTGGCTTCATTGATGGGAGAGGTCTTACAG GCAGCCGTCAGTATATTTGGGATCATCGGAGGTCCTTTACTTGGCCTGTTCACACTGGGTATCCTCTGTCCATTTGCCAACTCCAAA GGAGCTTTGTCAGGTGTTGTGGCTGGGCTGGTCATCTCCCTGTGGGTGGGCATCGGAGCTCAGATATACCCTCCCACTCCTGACCTGACCCGACCGCTGCCACTGACCACGGAGGGCTGTAACTTCACCACCACAGGCAGCCTGAACTGGAACTCCACGGCTCTGCTAATGCAACCAAACTCCACCACAGCCCCAGCACACACCCTCGACAGCAG GCCTGCGCTGGCAGATAACTGGTACTCTCTGTCCTACATGTACTTCAGCCCTATTGGAACCATAGTAGCAATTAGTGTGGGGCTGATAGTCAGCTTGTTCACAG GAGGCTGGGATCTGAAGGCGGAGTCAAGTCTTACATTAATGAAAGAGGACACAACTCTTTATCACCTGATCAGGTGTATCAAAGACAGA CTTATGAGACGAACAGGACGACTTGACCTCACAACGGATTGCGACAAAAAAAATGGCAACACAAATCCTGCTTTCTGTGATGTTGAGCTGGACCGGACAAAAAGCAGCACTCCCTCAtga
- the LOC128428813 gene encoding sodium-coupled monocarboxylate transporter 1 has protein sequence MSGHFVAAGSLVAADYLVFALLLVVSAAIGIFYAWVSRGQQNSRDFLTGGRRLTALPVSMSLTASFMSSTTLLANPVDVYTFGAIFALFSLSYILSIVVTSEVFLPVFYRLSIASTYEYLELRFNRATRLLGTALFMVQTILYTGIIIYGPALALSQVTHLDLWGGIISTGVVCTFYCTLGGLKAVVWTDVFQVGIMIAGYLSVIIKCMILKGGVATIISDSQQGGRINIWDFDLNPLRRHTFWTLTFGGGAAWTAVNGINQAQVQRYVSCKSITHARVALYINLIGLCFFLACSVLAGMCLYSFYKNCDPWSAGLVSNPDQLMAYLVMDIFTAFPGLPGLFFAAVYSGSLSTVSSSINALATVTIEDLIKPYTNMSEKHLTWLSKGLSVFYGVLCMAMAGLASLMGGIMQTTVTITGVLGGPLLGLFMLGIFCPFANSKGGLSGLMIGLLVAVGVCIGGLIFPSPPHMTRPLPLTTEGCNFTTQGNSSWTATILPAGPSTVTTAPGHITGDILSAENWLPPSYLYFSLIGTVTAFTVGLFISLVTGGRKQRVESRLMIMKEDTTLYHMFRFFRGRVTRKTGNLDLTKKEEKTGNTNPAFNHTKMDLKKRTIIS, from the exons ATGTCCGGGCACTTTGTGGCAGCCGGCTCCCTGGTGGCAGCCGACTATTTGGTGTTTGCTCTTCTGCTGGTGGTGTCTGCTGCCATCGGGATCTTCTACGCCTGGGTCAGCAGGGGCCAACAGAACTCCAGGGACTTCCTAACCGGGGGCCGGCGACTGACAGCCCTGCCCGTCTCCATGTCTCTGACGGCCAGCTTCATGTCATCCACCACACTGCTGGCCAACCCAGTTGAC GTTTACACCTTTGGAGCCATTTTtgctttattctctctctcctatATACTGTCCATTGTGGTCACATCGGAAGTCTTTCTCCCAGTCTTCTACAGACTGTCTATCGCCAGTACTTATGAG TATCTGGAGCTACGTTTCAACAGAGCAACCCGGCTGCTGGGAACCGCGTTATTCATGGTTCAGACC ATCCTCTACACAGGAATAATCATTTATGGCCCAGCATTAGCTTTAAGCCAAG tcACTCATTTGGATCTGTGGGGTGGAATTATTTCAACAGGCGTTGTCTGTACTTTTTACTGCACAttg GGTGGACTGAAGGCGGTGGTGTGGACTGATGTATTTCAG GTTGGAATAATGATAGCAGGTTATCTGTCTGTTATTATCAAGTGTATGATCCTAAAAGGAGGAGTCGCCACGATTATCTCAGATTCACAACAAGGAGGGAGAATCAACATTTGGGA cTTTGACTTAAACCCACTGAGGAGGCACACTTTTTGGACCCTCACGTTTGGAGGGGGGGCGGCCTGGACCGCAGTCAATGGGATAAACCAAGCCCAGGTTCAGAGATACGTCTCCTGCAAGAGCATCACCCACGCCAGAGT AGCTCTGTACATCAACCTGATAGGTTTGTGTTTCTTCCTGGCGTGCTCAGTGCTGGCTGGAATGTGCCTCTACTCATTCTATAAGAACTGTGACCCATGGAGCGCAGGACTGGTCTCTAATCCTGATCAG CTGATGGCTTATTTGGTGATGGACATCTTCACAGCTTTTCCTGGTCTTCCAGGACTATTTTTCGCAGCAGTATATAGTGGCTCTTTAAG CACAGTGTCTTCCAGCATCAACGCGCTGGCTACAGTGACAATAGAGGACCTGATCAAGCCGTACACGAACATGTCTGAGAAACATCTGACCTGGCTGTCCAAAGGATTGA GTGTATTCTATGGAGTTTTGTGCATGGCCATGGCTGGACTGGCTTCACTCATGGGAGGGATTATGCAG ACAACCGTCACCATCACTGGTGTCCTCGGCGGTCCCTTACTTGGCCTGTTCATGTTGGGTATCTTCTGCCCATTCGCCAATTCCAAA GGAGGTCTGTCAGGTCTGATGATTGGGTTGCTCGTGGCCGTGGGTGTGTGCATCGGGGGCCTGAtattcccctctcctcctcacatgACCCGACCTTTGCCACTGACCACGGAGGGTTGTAACTTCACCACTCAAGGCAACTCCAGCTGGACCGCCACTATTCTGCCAGCAGGGCCGAGCACTGTCACTACCGCCCCAGGGCACATCACCGGTGATAT ACTGTCGGCAGAAAACTGGCTCCCTCCTTCCTACCTATACTTCTCTCTCATTGGAACTGTAACAGCGTTCACTGTGGGACTGTTCATCAGCCTCGTAACTG GAGGCCGGAAGCAGAGGGTGGAATCCAGGCTGATGATAATGAAAGAAGACACGACTCTCTATCACATGTTCAGGTTTTTCAGAGGCAGA GTGACgagaaaaacaggaaatctGGACCTGacgaagaaggaggagaaaactgGCAACACCAATCCTGCTTTCAATCACACTAAGATGGACTTAAAGAAAAGGACCATTATCTCATGA
- the lyrm5a gene encoding LYR motif-containing protein 5A isoform X1, with protein MANPLKGEVFKLYKNLLYLGREYPKGAAYFRERLKSAFMKNKDVTDPEQIQKLVARGDFVIKELEALYFLRKYRAIKKSALASLWRVQESTLSGSLPEIHQSTPPPSVHPVTM; from the exons ATGGCCAACCCCCTGAAGGGTGAGGTGTTCAAGCTGTACAAAAAT CTGCTGTACCTTGGCCGAGAGTACCCCAAGGGAGCTGCGTATTTCAGGGAGCGCCTGAAGTCCGCCTTCATGAAGAACAAAGACGTGACAGATCCCGAGCAGATCCAAAAACTGGTGGCCCGGGGGGATTTTGTCATCAAGGAACTGGAGGCACTTTATTTCCTCAGGAAATACCGAGCCATAAAGAAGAG TGCATTAGCGTCACTGTGGAGGGTCCAGGAATCTACGCTTTCTGGAAGCTTACCTGAAATACATCAGTCCACACCACCGCCTTCAGTCCACCCTGTTACAATGTAG
- the lyrm5a gene encoding LYR motif-containing protein 5A isoform X2, giving the protein MANPLKGEVFKLYKNLLYLGREYPKGAAYFRERLKSAFMKNKDVTDPEQIQKLVARGDFVIKELEALYFLRKYRAIKKRYYYPEK; this is encoded by the exons ATGGCCAACCCCCTGAAGGGTGAGGTGTTCAAGCTGTACAAAAAT CTGCTGTACCTTGGCCGAGAGTACCCCAAGGGAGCTGCGTATTTCAGGGAGCGCCTGAAGTCCGCCTTCATGAAGAACAAAGACGTGACAGATCCCGAGCAGATCCAAAAACTGGTGGCCCGGGGGGATTTTGTCATCAAGGAACTGGAGGCACTTTATTTCCTCAGGAAATACCGAGCCATAAAGAAGAGGTATTATTACCCGGAAAAATAA